Proteins from a genomic interval of Oncorhynchus clarkii lewisi isolate Uvic-CL-2024 chromosome 15, UVic_Ocla_1.0, whole genome shotgun sequence:
- the LOC139366676 gene encoding ropporin-1-like protein produces MPPPDTMYCEQQINIPPELPDILKQFTKAAIRTQPHDILQWSAAYFSALSKGDTLPAKDRLEMPVATQKTDTGLTPGLLKVLHKQLAPKETISKEELQQKWKGLCLPSEQLDTLLALGNFNDNIHWMQFFALGCSALGGTIISALKYACEILTENEEGGAARIPFDTFVGLYTYLAHLDGEIPQDQIDSFLSSLQESVECQGGMVQTANFRDVIFPEM; encoded by the exons ATGCCTCCTCCAGATACTATGTACTGTGAACAGCAAATCAACATCCCCCCTGAACTACCAGACATTCTCAAACAGTTCACCAAAGCTGCAATCAGAACCCAACCCCATGACATACTACAGTGGTCTGCAGC GTACTTCTCTGCCCTGTCTAAAGGAGACACTCTGCCAGCCAAAGATAGGCTGGAGATGCCCGTTGCCACACAGAAGACTGATACCGGATTGACTCCAGGCCTGCTGAAGGTCCTACACAAACAg CTGGCCCCTAAGGAGACGATCAGTAAGGAGGAGCTGCAGCAGAAGTGGAAGGGTCTGTGTCTGCCCTCAGAGCAGCTGGACACTCTGCTGGCCCTGGGGAACTTCAACGACAACATCCACTGGATGCAGTTCTTCGCCCTGGGCTGCAGCGCTCTGGGAGGG aCCATCATCAGTGCCCTGAAGTACGCGTGTGAAATCCTGACGGAGAATGAGGAGGGTGGAGCGGCGAGGATCCCCTTTGATACATTCGTAGGGCTGTACACTTACCTGGCCCACCTGGACGGAGAGATCCCCCAGGACCAGATAGACAGCTTCCTAAGCAGCCTGCAGGAGTCTGT gGAATGCCAAGGAGGGATGGTGCAGACAGCTAACTTCAGGGATGTGATTTTTCCTGAAATGTGA